A part of Kwoniella dejecticola CBS 10117 chromosome 5, complete sequence genomic DNA contains:
- a CDS encoding protein disulfide-isomerase domain yields the protein MKFLTFSLVAFAAFVSASNVVDLDTKNFEQFVGGDRPALVEFYAPWCGHCKNLAPVYEQLADAFPTDRVVIAKTDADGVGRDLGSKYGVTGFPTIKWFPKGSLDPVDYSSGRDLEALAGFVAEKSGVKSKIKPPPPPMAVQLDASNFDDIALNDDKNVLVAFTAPWCGHCKNMKPSYEKVAKAFSSESDCVVAQMDADAAPNKPIAAKYDVRSFPTIKFFPKGAKEPIAYQTGRSEQQFIDFLNEHCGTHRSITGLLSETAGKVITLDTLASNFFTASLPERPDVLGKAREYLATLTGSDAKTNTSAQYYVKAMERVIEKGEGWLTKEQARIAGLLASPSLAPTKLDELKIKANILSSFAEQKVAEAADAAGDLYEQVIDAAKQVPQQARDGVDQFADAVEDKARKIKEEL from the exons atgaagttcTTAACATTCTCTCTGGTCGCCTTCGCTGCGTTCGTCAGCGCTAGTAATGTCGTAGATCTCGACACCAAGAATTTCGAACAG TTCGTAGGCGGTGACAGACCTGCTCTAGTGGAATT CTACGCACC atggtgcGGCCATTGCAAGAATC TTGCTCCTGTATATGAACAACTCGCCGATGCTTTCCCGACT GACAGAGTGGTCATTGCCAAAACGGATGCGGATGGTGTAGGACGTGATTTGGGATCGAAATACGGTGTGACTGGATTCCCTA CTATCAAGTGGTTCCCTAAGGGATCGCTGGATCCTGTAGACTACAGCTCTGGGCGAGATCTTGAAGCTTTGGCTGGATT CGTCGCCGAAAAGTCAGGCGTCAAATCGAAGATcaagcctcctcctccgcccatGGCCGTTCAGCTCGATGCTAGTAACTTCGATGACATAGCCTTGAACGATGACAAGAACGTTTTGGTAGCCTTCACTGCTCCATGG TGCGGTCACTGCAAGAACATGAAGCCATCGTACGAGAAAGTCGCCAAAGCCTTCTCTTCCGAGAGTGACTGTGTTGTCGCTCAGATGGACGCGGACGCTGCACCCAACAAGCCAATCGCTGCCAAATACGACGTTCGATCGTTCCCTACCATCAAATTCTTCCCTAAAGGAGCTAAGGAGCCTATCGCTTATCAGACTGGAAGATCTGAACAACAATTCATCGAC TTCCTGAACGAACACTGCGGTACCCACCGATCAATCACAGGTCTACTCTCCGAGACTGCCGGCAAAGTCATCACTCTCGATACCCTCGCCTCAAACTTCTTCACTGCTTCTCTTCCTGAACGACCAGACGTACTGGGCAAAGCAAGAGAATACCTCGCTACCTTGACCGGAAGCGATGCTAAGACCAACACTTCTGCTCAATACTACGTCAAAGCCATGGAGAGAGTCAtcgagaagggagaaggatGGTTGACCAAGGAACAAGCAAG AATCGCTGGATTACTCGCCTCGCCCTCTTTGGCACCGACCAAGCTTGACGAGCTTAAGATCAAAGCTAACATTCTTTCCTCATTCGCTGAGCAGAAGGTCGCTGAAGCTGCTGATGCCGCTGGGGACTTGTATGAGCAAGTCATCGATGCTGCCAAGCAAGTCCCTCAACAAGCAAGAGATGGGGTAGATCAATTTGCCGATGCTGTGGAGGATAAAGCtaggaagatcaaggaggagcTTTAA